A genomic segment from Capra hircus breed San Clemente chromosome 7, ASM170441v1, whole genome shotgun sequence encodes:
- the SLC25A46 gene encoding solute carrier family 25 member 46, producing MHPRRPDGFDGLGYRGGARDEPGFGGAFPARSFRSASDLSRWVTSPPDIPGSRNLHWAEESPPRGAPAPCTPPEGPAEGPCPGGAGRSGEQLNRFAGFGIGLASLFTENVLAHPCIVLRRQCQVNYHARHYHLTPFTVINIMYSFNKTQGPRALWKGMGSTFIVQGITLGAEGIISEFTPLPREISHKWNPKQIGEHLLLKSLTYIVAMPFYSASLIETVQSEIIRDGAGILECVKEGIGRVIGLGVPHSKRLLPLLSLVFPTVLHGVLHYVISSVVQKVVLLVLKRKAYDSHLAESASPVQSMLDAYFPELIANFVASLCSDVTLYPLETVLHRLHVQGTRTIIDNTDLGYEVLPINTQYEGMRDCVSTIRQEEGALGFYKGFGAVVVQYTLHAAVLQITKIIYSTLLQNSA from the exons ATGCATCCGCGGCGCCCGGACGGGTTCGACGGCTTGGGCTACCGGGGTGGGGCCCGGGACGAGCCGGGCTTCGGCGGCGCCTTTCCGGCGAGGTCCTTCAGGTCCGCGTCGGACCTGAGCCGCTGGGTGACCTCTCCCCCAGACATCCCGGGGAGCCGCAACCTGCACTGGGCCGAGGAGAGCCCGCCCCGCGGCGCGCCCGCCCCCTGCACGCCGCCCGAGGGCCCGGCGGAGGGGCCCTGCCCCGGCGGCGCGGGGCGCAGCGGCG AGCAGTTGAATAGATTTGCTGGATTTGGTATTGGACTTGCAAG TCTTTTCACAGAAAACGTGCTGGCCCATCCCTGCATCGTTCTGCGCCGCCAGTGTCAG GTGAACTACCATGCTCGGCACTACCATCTCACCCCATTTACAGTCATCAATATTATGTACAGCTTCAACAAAACCCAG GGACCAAGGGCCCTGTGGAAAGGAATGGGAAGCACATTTATTGTGCAGGGAATCACACTTGGAGCAGAGGGGATAATAAGTGAATTCACACCTTTACCAAG ggagatttcacataaatggaatcctaAACAAATAGGAGAACACCTTCTATTGAAATC CCTAACTTACATAGTGGCGATGCCTTTTTATTCAGCAAGTCTAATTGAAACAGTACAG AGTGAGATAATCCGAGACGGTGCGGGGATTCTGGAGTGTGTGAAGGAGGGAATTGGCAGAGTGATCGGCCTGGGCGTGCCTCACAGCAAGCGCCTGCTGCCGCTCCTGTCCTTGGTCTTCCCCACGGTGCTGCATGGGGTTCTCCATTACGTCATCAGCTCGGTCGTCCAGAAGGTCGTCCTGCTCGTCCTGAAGAGAAAGGCCTATGACAGCCACCTTGCCGAGAGCGCCAGCCCGGTGCAGAGCATGCTGGATGCCTACTTTCCAGAGCTCATCGCCAACTTCGTGGCCAGCCTCTGCTCTGATGTCACGCTCTACCCGCTGGAGACGGTTCTGCACCGCCTGCACGTGCAGGGAACACGCACGATCATCGACAACACAGACCTGGGCTACGAGGTGCTTCCGATTAACACGCAGTACGAGGGCATGAGAGACTGCGTCAGCACCATACGGCAGGAGGAGGGCGCGCTCGGCTTCTACAAGGGGTTCGGTGCTGTGGTCGTCCAGTACACGCTGCACGCGGCCGTGCTGCAGATTACCAAGATCATTTACTCCACGCTTCTTCAGAACAGTGCTTGA